One genomic segment of Mycolicibacterium gilvum includes these proteins:
- a CDS encoding TetR/AcrR family transcriptional regulator codes for MATPKRVGKRDTGTREKILDATAEIMLAEGYAAATSRRVAEKVGVQRAVVYYYFPTMDDLYLAVLRRGTEANLDAQRAALSSDNPLHALWDMTVDPHGSRLTMEFMALGNHREKIREELAAGAERFREAQIAALTFILREHGTDDVLHPEVVSVLIAGIGRTLTIETGLGITTGHGRTRQLVEEYLTRYESPHPRIDN; via the coding sequence ATGGCGACACCGAAGCGCGTCGGGAAACGTGATACCGGCACACGGGAGAAGATCCTCGACGCGACCGCCGAGATCATGCTGGCCGAGGGCTACGCCGCTGCGACCTCCCGACGAGTCGCCGAGAAGGTCGGAGTCCAGCGGGCGGTCGTCTACTACTACTTCCCGACGATGGACGACCTCTATCTCGCGGTTCTCCGGCGGGGAACCGAGGCCAATCTCGACGCCCAACGCGCGGCCCTGTCCTCGGACAACCCTCTTCATGCCCTGTGGGACATGACCGTTGACCCACACGGGTCACGGTTGACCATGGAGTTCATGGCGCTGGGCAACCATCGCGAGAAGATCCGGGAAGAACTGGCCGCCGGGGCTGAGCGCTTCCGCGAGGCCCAGATCGCCGCGCTGACGTTCATCCTGCGAGAGCACGGGACCGACGATGTCCTGCATCCGGAAGTGGTGTCCGTGCTCATCGCCGGAATCGGTCGGACCCTGACCATCGAAACCGGGCTCGGCATCACGACAGGCCACGGCAGGACGCGGCAACTGGTCGAGGAGTACCTCACGCGCTACGAGTCCCCGCATCCGCGCATCGATAACTAG
- a CDS encoding enoyl-CoA hydratase/isomerase family protein — MTDYQTITLEQSGPVARITLNRPEAANGMNGTMTRELADAAARCDTPATKVVVLTGAGRFFCAGGDLKDFASAPSRGQHVKGVADDLHRAISSFARMDAVVITVVNGTAAGAGFSLAVSGDLVLAAESASFTMAYTKVGLSPDGSASYYLPRLIGIAKTKQLMLTNRVLSADEASRWGLVTEVVADDELAARADALAGQMAATAAGSNGGVKALLLDTFSNGLEQQMELEGRLIAQRAESADGREGVDAFLAKRKPEFSPGG, encoded by the coding sequence GTGACTGACTACCAGACCATCACCCTCGAGCAGAGCGGACCCGTCGCCCGGATCACGCTGAACCGCCCCGAAGCGGCGAACGGCATGAACGGCACCATGACTCGCGAACTCGCCGATGCCGCGGCCCGCTGCGACACCCCGGCGACCAAGGTCGTCGTCCTCACCGGCGCGGGCCGGTTCTTCTGCGCCGGCGGCGACCTGAAGGACTTCGCGTCCGCACCGAGCCGAGGGCAGCACGTCAAAGGCGTCGCCGACGACCTGCACCGTGCCATCTCGTCGTTCGCGCGGATGGACGCCGTCGTGATCACCGTGGTCAACGGCACCGCCGCGGGCGCCGGGTTCTCGCTCGCGGTGAGCGGCGATCTGGTTCTCGCCGCGGAGTCGGCATCGTTCACCATGGCCTACACGAAGGTCGGACTCAGCCCCGACGGCAGCGCCTCCTACTACCTGCCGCGGCTCATCGGCATCGCCAAGACCAAACAGCTGATGCTGACCAACCGCGTGCTGTCGGCCGACGAGGCCTCACGCTGGGGTCTGGTCACCGAGGTCGTCGCCGACGACGAACTCGCAGCGCGCGCCGACGCGCTCGCCGGCCAGATGGCGGCCACGGCAGCCGGATCCAACGGCGGAGTCAAGGCGCTGCTGCTGGACACGTTCTCCAACGGCCTGGAACAGCAGATGGAACTGGAAGGGCGGCTGATCGCCCAGCGAGCGGAATCCGCCGACGGCCGTGAAGGTGTCGATGCCTTCCTGGCCAAGCGGAAGCCGGAGTTCAGCCCCGGCGGCTAG
- a CDS encoding fatty acyl-AMP ligase produces the protein MSPELRLDDYLDHEGNIVIPPGTTLTSFLGRNAAEFGDTPAYRYLDFEHDRTIELTWAQLRTRLDAVGARLQQVTRPGDRVAILTPQGVEYVIGFFAAIEAGAIAVPLFAPELPGHSERLHAVLADAQPSVVLTTTATAEPVREFLRALPHNRRPRLIAVDAVPDSVGVGFQRAPLQTDDVAYLQYTSGSTRAPAGVKITHRSACTNVVQMVLSVGLDPDINSVSWLPLFHDMGLLMIMFPALAGGYLTLMSPVAFVRRPYRWIKELGADDRPMFAAAPNFAFALAAQRGLPPEGEELDLSNVAGLIDGSEPISVAAVEAFNAAFAPYGLKQTVIKPSYGMAEATLFVSTTPPDSALKAVYVDRKQLTAGRAVIVDSDHPDATVQVSCGNVARSQWAVIVDPATDCELPDGCVGEIWLHGDNIGNGYWERPEETELTFRNKLQSRLARGSHAERSADSALWLRTGDLGVYLDGELYITGRIKDLIIVDGRNHYPQDIEATAAAASPSVRAGFVAAFSVPGEGREEVVIVAERAPGAGRAEAAPIQEAIRAEVSRKHAIPVRDVKLVRSGVIPRTTSGKLARRSCRASYLDGTL, from the coding sequence ATGAGTCCAGAGTTAAGGCTCGACGATTACCTCGACCACGAGGGCAATATCGTCATCCCGCCCGGCACCACGCTGACCTCGTTCCTCGGTCGTAACGCTGCCGAATTCGGCGACACCCCGGCCTACCGGTATCTGGACTTCGAGCACGATCGCACGATCGAACTGACCTGGGCGCAGCTGCGGACCCGCCTCGACGCGGTCGGCGCCCGCCTGCAGCAGGTCACCCGGCCCGGGGATCGCGTCGCCATCCTCACGCCCCAGGGCGTCGAGTACGTCATCGGCTTCTTCGCGGCCATCGAGGCCGGTGCGATCGCCGTGCCGCTCTTCGCTCCCGAACTGCCCGGCCACAGCGAGCGTCTGCACGCGGTGCTGGCCGACGCCCAACCGTCGGTCGTCCTCACCACCACGGCGACGGCCGAGCCGGTGCGCGAGTTCCTGCGCGCCCTGCCCCACAACCGGCGCCCCCGGCTCATCGCGGTCGACGCCGTGCCCGACTCCGTCGGTGTGGGCTTTCAGCGCGCTCCGTTGCAGACCGACGACGTCGCCTACCTGCAGTACACCTCCGGGTCCACCCGGGCACCCGCCGGTGTGAAGATCACCCATCGGTCGGCGTGCACCAACGTCGTGCAGATGGTCCTGTCGGTCGGTCTCGACCCCGACATCAACAGCGTCAGCTGGCTACCGCTGTTCCACGACATGGGTCTGCTGATGATCATGTTCCCGGCCCTGGCCGGCGGCTACCTCACCCTGATGTCGCCGGTCGCGTTCGTGCGCCGGCCGTACCGGTGGATCAAGGAACTCGGCGCCGACGACCGCCCGATGTTCGCGGCCGCCCCGAACTTCGCGTTCGCGCTGGCCGCCCAGCGCGGACTGCCGCCCGAGGGCGAGGAGCTCGACCTGAGCAACGTCGCCGGCCTGATCGACGGCTCGGAGCCGATCAGCGTCGCCGCGGTCGAGGCGTTCAACGCCGCGTTCGCGCCGTACGGACTCAAGCAGACGGTCATCAAGCCGTCCTACGGCATGGCCGAGGCCACCCTGTTCGTATCGACCACGCCTCCCGACTCGGCGCTCAAGGCGGTCTACGTCGACCGTAAACAGCTCACCGCCGGTCGCGCCGTCATCGTCGACTCCGATCACCCCGACGCGACCGTCCAGGTGTCGTGCGGCAACGTCGCCCGCAGCCAGTGGGCCGTGATCGTCGACCCCGCCACCGACTGCGAGCTTCCCGACGGCTGCGTGGGGGAGATCTGGCTGCACGGCGACAACATCGGCAACGGCTACTGGGAGCGTCCCGAGGAGACGGAACTGACGTTCCGCAACAAGCTGCAGTCCCGGTTGGCGCGCGGCAGTCACGCCGAGCGCTCCGCCGACTCCGCGCTGTGGCTGCGCACCGGGGATCTCGGTGTCTACCTCGACGGTGAGCTCTACATCACCGGCCGCATCAAGGACCTGATCATCGTCGACGGCCGCAACCACTACCCGCAGGACATCGAGGCCACCGCCGCGGCGGCGTCGCCGTCGGTGCGCGCCGGATTCGTCGCGGCGTTCTCTGTTCCCGGTGAAGGACGCGAAGAGGTCGTCATCGTCGCCGAGCGCGCCCCCGGCGCGGGCCGCGCCGAGGCCGCCCCGATCCAGGAAGCGATCCGCGCCGAGGTTTCTCGCAAGCATGCGATACCGGTGCGAGACGTGAAACTCGTTCGCTCCGGGGTGATTCCGCGCACGACGAGTGGCAAGCTGGCCCGCCGCTCATGCCGCGCGAGCTATCTGGACGGAACCCTGTAG
- a CDS encoding CYTH and CHAD domain-containing protein, which produces MAAKSPETSRYTETERKFEVVDSTVSPSFEGLSAVARVERSPSQSLAAVYFDTPGRDLARHKITLRRRTGGTDAAWHLKLPAGAETRTEIHVPLGDDEPADDPTVPESLRDVVAAIVRDRPLAPVARINTTRIVENLLGPGGAGIAEFCDDHVTASAVGGDELTWREWELELQPGSDAAVFDRLTNRLLDAGAEPAGHGSKLARVLASAPDAGDDAPKTSKAAAGDPARRAVAQHIAELIEWDRAVRADEWDSVHQMRVTTRKIRSLLQSSEGSFDIADHEWVLDELRELAAVLGIARDAEVLAERYERALDALPETNVRGPVRERLVDGAKKRYQTGWKRSLTAMRSQRYFRLLDALEELVASDPPQSAAGEEPQQLNIGSAYKRVRKAAKAARAAAEDAETGTDESNEALHRIRKRAKALRYTAAATGASKVADRAKVIQSLLGDHQDSVVSRTHLSRQAEVAHAAGEDTFTYGLLYQLEDDLARRCEEQIDDALKALDKAVAKS; this is translated from the coding sequence ATGGCCGCCAAATCCCCCGAAACCTCCAGGTATACGGAAACCGAGCGCAAGTTCGAGGTCGTCGACTCGACCGTCTCGCCGTCCTTCGAGGGGCTGTCGGCGGTCGCTCGCGTCGAGCGGTCACCGTCACAGTCACTGGCCGCTGTGTACTTCGACACCCCGGGCCGCGACCTCGCCCGCCACAAGATCACGCTGCGGCGGCGCACCGGCGGCACGGACGCGGCCTGGCATCTGAAGCTGCCCGCCGGCGCCGAGACCCGCACCGAGATCCACGTGCCGCTCGGCGACGATGAGCCGGCAGACGACCCGACGGTGCCCGAGAGCCTGCGGGATGTGGTGGCCGCGATCGTCCGGGACCGCCCGCTGGCACCGGTCGCCCGGATCAACACGACCAGAATCGTCGAGAACCTGCTCGGTCCCGGCGGGGCGGGCATCGCCGAGTTCTGCGACGACCACGTGACGGCCAGTGCGGTCGGGGGTGACGAGCTGACATGGCGCGAATGGGAGCTGGAGTTGCAGCCCGGCAGTGACGCCGCCGTGTTCGACAGGTTGACCAACCGCCTGCTCGACGCGGGCGCCGAGCCGGCAGGACACGGCTCGAAGCTGGCACGGGTGCTGGCGAGCGCGCCGGATGCCGGTGACGACGCCCCGAAGACGTCGAAGGCGGCCGCAGGAGATCCGGCCCGCCGCGCCGTCGCCCAGCACATCGCGGAGCTGATCGAGTGGGATCGGGCGGTGCGCGCCGACGAGTGGGATTCGGTGCACCAGATGAGGGTGACCACGCGCAAGATTCGTAGCCTGCTCCAGTCGTCGGAGGGGTCTTTCGACATCGCCGACCACGAGTGGGTCCTCGACGAGTTGCGCGAGCTCGCCGCGGTGCTCGGTATCGCGCGCGACGCCGAGGTACTCGCCGAACGCTACGAACGGGCGCTGGATGCGCTGCCGGAGACCAACGTCCGCGGGCCCGTGCGGGAACGTCTCGTCGACGGAGCCAAGAAGCGCTATCAGACGGGATGGAAACGGTCGCTGACCGCGATGCGGTCACAGCGCTACTTCCGCCTGCTCGACGCGCTCGAGGAGCTCGTCGCCTCCGATCCCCCGCAATCGGCCGCGGGCGAAGAGCCGCAGCAGCTGAACATCGGCTCGGCGTACAAGCGGGTTCGCAAGGCCGCCAAGGCCGCTCGGGCCGCAGCGGAGGACGCCGAGACGGGGACGGACGAGTCGAACGAGGCTCTGCATCGAATCCGCAAGCGCGCGAAGGCTCTTCGTTACACGGCGGCGGCCACCGGTGCGTCCAAGGTCGCCGACCGCGCCAAGGTGATCCAGTCTTTGCTCGGAGACCACCAGGACAGCGTGGTCAGCCGCACGCACCTGAGCCGACAGGCCGAGGTCGCGCACGCCGCGGGCGAGGACACCTTCACCTACGGACTGCTGTACCAACTCGAAGACGACCTCGCCCGGCGCTGCGAGGAGCAGATCGACGACGCCCTGAAGGCGCTGGACAAGGCGGTCGCCAAGTCCTAG